From Bradyrhizobium sp. sBnM-33:
ATGGGATAGCAGGGGCAGGGTAGCAGGGCAGCCCGTAGGCAGGCAGGCAGGGCCCCTCGCTGATCACAGGCGCCCTTGTCCGCTTCCATCCTAGATTAGCGCATAGGCGAGGCCGGCTAGTCGAACGGTCGCGCTACGCTCCGACCATGCGGTCCGTTCTTGTGAGCGTGCTATCCAGCGCTTCGACCGAATTGCGCAACCAAGACGAAATCAAGGCGCTCTACCTCGGCGCACGCCGCGAAGTGCAGTCGGCGAGAAGCCGCTGACGCATGCCGTTGTCTGACTTTGATTGACAGAGAGGAAACTGGCCTGGCTGCGGACAATCCAGCGCAAGATCAATCAAGACGTTTATTCTCGAACGATAGGCGGAGCAATCGACATGTTCTCGACGATCTGCACTATGAAGCCGACGATCGGCGGTATGGCGATCCGCAGGGCTTGCGCTAGGACGACAGTGTTCATGGGGCCAGCGGGGTGGGGCCAGCCGGGCCTCCTGGTCAGAAACTTGTGAGATGAACGCCCTCATAAGTCTTAGCTCGCATCGAGGCGAGCGGCGATATATTTTTCGATACGGAGGCAACGATTTTAGAACGGGATTAGGGGTGTCAGGCACCCCGTGACCGCGACTGGACAGCAAAACTGATCGGAGTGCCAGTTTGTGGTGCAGGAACCGCTTGGCGCGATGGCGAGCACTGGCAGTTTTAAGGCGCACCGATAAGCAGCACCGCTGCAGTGCCCGGCGAATGATTCCGTCGTCATTAGACACGAACACGCGTCGCCGGTCCACGGCTTCGGCTGTTTCGACTCCGATCTACAGCATCGCTCGCCTCTAATCCTGTCTGGCAGGGAGAGGGGTTAGCAAGTTCCGTTCGGTGACTCACAAACCAGCTTTTCTGGCCGCGCGAAGCGCGCAATTCGTGTCCAACACCTGACAGCGGCACAAAGCCCGTCAGGTTCAGAACACCGGTCGGCTGGGCGCGTGGAGTATTTTTCAAAGCGTAGTCAGACGCTTAATGCGCGCTGACGAAGATGGCACGGCTGTTGCTGTTGAGATCCAGCAACACTGAGAAAGGGCTGAGTGCGTCCAGAGCGAAAAACGAGCGATGCTCCTTCCCTTGAACCCGTGTGCCCCGTTCTGAGAGATAAGCTGGCGCAAAAAGTCGCGCAACGTTTGGCAATAGTTATGGAGAACAACATGATGCTGCGCATGGAGTCCCCAGCTCCTCCGATCAAGGTGAAGAACTGGCTGCGTGGCCAGCCCCTCACGAGCTTCCAGCCGGGAAAAGTGTACATCGTCGAATTTTGGGCAACTTGGTGCGGATCCTGTGTGGCGGCGATGCCCCATCTGGTGCAGCTGCAAGATAAATACAAAGACAGCGGAGTTGAGGTCCTCGGAGTCGCAGCTTATGAACGAGCTCGAACGGCGGACGAGGCCCGAACCAACTTGGACGCATGGTTGACCGAAAAGTTCTCGAATCTCAACTACCGGATCGGATTCGACCACACAGGGAAAATGAACAAGCTTTGGATGGATTCCAGCTTTTCTGTCGCGATTCCCACCTCGTTCGTCGTCGACCGTGACGGCCATATCGCCTTTATCGGTTTTCCAACGCAACTCGATGACGTTCTGCCGAAAATTCTTAACGGCGGCTGGCGCACCAGCGATGAAGCTAGAGCCGCCGATACAGAGCGGATCGCCGAAGGCGAACGCACGATGCACGAAACGACGCGCAAGCGAGCGTTGACTGAGCCGATCTTCGCCAAACTTACGCCGGCGATGAAGGCGAAGGATTGGACGAAGGCGCTTTCGGCGCTCGAAGAGGCCGTCGCTGTGATGCCGGACGACGTCAACTTCCGCGTGCTCCATGCGGATCTGTTGCTTCACAAAGTGCACGACTTGCAGACCGGCTTGCCGGTCATGAGCCAATTGGTTCGCGACGCGATAGACAAAAAATCCGAGCTGTGGATGGCCGGGGCGATGCGCCAACTCTTCGATCCGGCGAATGACAACTCCCACTTCCCGCCTGCCGAGCGCTTTGCGATGGGTAAGGAGTTGTCCGAACACATCCTGGCACTGAATCCTCCGCAACGCGGCGACGGCTCCAAGTTCCTGTCCTATGGGGCGGTCGCTCAGTATTATTATGAGAGCGGCAACAAGGATCGCGCGATCGAGTTGGTCGAGGTGGCGCTGAAGTCGCTGGACGGTTCTGAGCCTATCCCCGACGAACTGAAACAGCACGTTATGTCGCTGTTGGTCCAAGCGCTGGCCAACTACAAGGGTGAGAAGGCTTGCTACGGGGCTCTTTGTGCGACTCCGCAAGATGGGTTTCCGAAAGAGTCAAAGCGCAGGCGCCGGAAGAGAAAACATGAAAAAGGGTAATAGTCGGAATTGCTCACGGGTGAATTCGTCCATTTCTCCGGCGGGCCAGTGGCAACTAAAGACCATCGAGTACAGCGCTGGATCGTTTGCGGCAGGTGAAGGTTCAAATTGCGATGACCTCCGGCCGGATCGAGGCGGACGTGATCTTCCAGGTGAAGTCGCGCCGTCATCCCATGATGCAAACACTCTTACGGTCTTAAGGTCTACACGAAATGCTGAACGACTCCTTCGTCATAAAAATGCACCCTTTGCGCACGGCCATGGCGGCGCCCGGACCTAGGCGGCCATCTCCATGCTTCTGCAGACGGGCGAAGATGAATGATGTCGATCCGCATGCCTGGCTCACACAAACTATCGAACGGATCGCGCAAGGCTGACCGATTTCTCAGATCGATGCTCTCATGCCGTGGAACCCTCAAAGCTTGAACCGCTTCAGCTACGCTTACGCAAAGAGGGGATGAAATGGGCAGAAGATTTCGATCGCAGCCCCAAACTCCGGGCATTATTGCGTCACCTCGGACGGCAGCGCCAAGCATTCGGCACATCGCGTCTGGATCAAAAGGGTCTTACGCCGCGTGTGGCAGAAACTGCTGGCGCCATGATCGTTAAAGATGACAAACCACCCATCGCAATCGGCGTGGTGATCCCGTTCGTGTTCCGTCACTGGCTAAAGCAGCCCGTCCGCGTCGCGGTCGTCCTCGTCGGCTTCTTAGGGGCAACGGTGGCCGACCTGTTCATGCCGGTCTATTCCGGTCACTTGGTCGAGGCGCTGACATCAGGTCCGTCCGACCAGGCAGCACGGCAGGCGGCGTTCGTCGACTTCGGCGGCATCCTCGCGCTTGGCCTGATCTCGATCATATTCCGGTTAACAGGCTCGCTGGCGATCGTGCCGTTCACGCTGACGACGATGTCGGATGTGGCGCGCGAGGCCTTCATGCGGGTGCAGCGGTTCTCGACTGACTGGCACGCCAACTCTTTCGCCGGCTCAACCGTGCGCAAGATCACACGCGGCATGTGGGCGCTCGACCTGCTCAACAACACGATCCTGATGGCATTGTTGCCGTCGCTAGCGGTGCTCGTGGGCTCGATGATCCTGCTCGGTCTGCGTTGGCCGGTCCTCGGCGGTGTGATCGGCCTCGGCGCGGTGATCTATGTCGCGATCACGATGGCATTCACGATCGGCTACATCGCGTCGGCGGCGCGCGTCTCCAACACCTGGGACACCAAGG
This genomic window contains:
- a CDS encoding TlpA disulfide reductase family protein → MMLRMESPAPPIKVKNWLRGQPLTSFQPGKVYIVEFWATWCGSCVAAMPHLVQLQDKYKDSGVEVLGVAAYERARTADEARTNLDAWLTEKFSNLNYRIGFDHTGKMNKLWMDSSFSVAIPTSFVVDRDGHIAFIGFPTQLDDVLPKILNGGWRTSDEARAADTERIAEGERTMHETTRKRALTEPIFAKLTPAMKAKDWTKALSALEEAVAVMPDDVNFRVLHADLLLHKVHDLQTGLPVMSQLVRDAIDKKSELWMAGAMRQLFDPANDNSHFPPAERFAMGKELSEHILALNPPQRGDGSKFLSYGAVAQYYYESGNKDRAIELVEVALKSLDGSEPIPDELKQHVMSLLVQALANYKGEKACYGALCATPQDGFPKESKRRRRKRKHEKG